In Spirosoma aureum, a single genomic region encodes these proteins:
- a CDS encoding M23 family metallopeptidase — protein sequence MKIDITSFMQVAGLMAAVLVGGINVASSQVVTGNSSDPTLYDYCQQYQTLYTKIREQAVSPDSARLEFRSIMKGLQERFLSSETIPSDSLQRDSLLRTGTYFSFPIRGYTKSAIGGSRGEGYRGNGFDLFDYNVRGSHPAQDIFIVDRNQDTNDDRTGQPVDILAMTSGLVLAIETDWHPGSDYRGGNWIWVYDPILHGLFYYAHNNHVDVSPGQWVKAGQKLGEMGRSGFNAYKTRSPTHLHLMYLQIQPDGLPQPLNTYQWLLMAQLSK from the coding sequence GTGAAGATTGATATAACTTCGTTCATGCAGGTAGCAGGTTTGATGGCGGCTGTGCTGGTAGGAGGAATCAACGTAGCGTCGTCGCAGGTAGTTACCGGCAATTCGAGCGACCCTACCCTCTACGACTATTGCCAGCAATACCAGACGCTGTATACAAAAATCCGGGAGCAGGCCGTATCGCCTGACTCGGCCCGGTTAGAATTTAGATCAATAATGAAAGGATTGCAGGAGCGTTTCCTCAGCTCAGAAACCATTCCTTCCGACAGCCTGCAGCGAGATAGCCTACTACGGACGGGTACTTATTTTTCGTTTCCGATTCGAGGCTATACAAAGAGCGCAATTGGCGGCTCCCGCGGGGAGGGTTATCGGGGAAATGGCTTCGATCTTTTCGATTACAATGTGCGCGGCAGCCATCCGGCGCAGGATATTTTTATTGTTGATCGTAATCAGGACACGAACGACGACCGAACCGGACAGCCGGTCGATATTCTGGCCATGACAAGTGGATTGGTACTGGCTATCGAAACCGACTGGCACCCCGGCTCCGATTATCGGGGAGGAAACTGGATCTGGGTTTATGACCCCATTTTACATGGCTTATTCTATTACGCCCACAACAACCATGTCGATGTGTCGCCGGGGCAGTGGGTAAAAGCTGGGCAGAAGCTCGGTGAAATGGGCCGATCGGGCTTTAATGCCTATAAAACCCGATCACCAACACACCTTCACCTGATGTATCTTCAGATTCAGCCGGATGGATTACCACAACCTTTAAACACCTATCAGTGGCTCTTAATGGCCCAATTGTCTAAGTAA
- a CDS encoding AraC family transcriptional regulator, translated as MKVKLEEINPDANSSFHILLTPHLSDVFLWHYHPEYEIVYITGASGNRHVGDHISRYEDSDLVFIGPNIPHLNFDYGVKTDHRKVVVQMKEDFLGEQFLKIPEFSDIARLFKLARNGVSFYGETKRIVGEQLEKLANLSHFERLMSLISLFQRLATSNEMTLLNEKPVENQYNLKEQQRLRRVHQFIDENFQRKIDIEEMAALVNLTEAAFCRYFKKMTRLTFTQFLNQYRVNQAQKLLLLDHTVTEACFASGFESVSYFNKTFKKVTGENPMRFKKRHITH; from the coding sequence ATGAAGGTTAAGCTCGAAGAAATCAATCCTGATGCAAACAGTTCATTTCATATCCTGCTGACTCCTCATCTGAGTGATGTTTTCCTATGGCATTACCATCCAGAGTATGAAATCGTGTACATTACTGGTGCCAGCGGTAATCGACATGTGGGTGATCATATTTCCCGGTATGAAGACAGCGATTTAGTATTTATTGGTCCAAATATTCCGCATCTGAATTTTGATTATGGTGTCAAAACGGACCATCGAAAGGTAGTTGTACAGATGAAGGAGGATTTTCTGGGCGAACAGTTTCTGAAAATTCCTGAATTTTCGGACATTGCCCGGCTGTTTAAACTGGCTCGTAATGGCGTTTCATTCTATGGCGAAACGAAGCGAATTGTGGGGGAGCAACTGGAGAAATTAGCCAATCTATCGCATTTTGAGCGTTTAATGTCATTAATCAGCTTGTTTCAGCGCCTGGCCACCAGCAATGAAATGACATTACTGAATGAAAAACCGGTCGAAAACCAATACAATCTGAAGGAGCAACAGCGGCTTCGGCGTGTTCACCAGTTCATTGACGAAAATTTTCAGCGCAAGATTGATATTGAAGAAATGGCTGCACTCGTGAATCTGACGGAAGCCGCTTTTTGTCGCTACTTTAAAAAAATGACCCGATTAACGTTTACTCAGTTTCTTAATCAATATCGTGTCAATCAGGCCCAAAAATTGCTGTTACTTGATCATACTGTGACCGAAGCCTGTTTCGCCAGCGGTTTCGAGAGTGTATCGTATTTTAATAAAACGTTTAAAAAGGTGACGGGCGAAAATCCAATGCGATTTAAAAAAAGGCACATAACTCACTAG
- a CDS encoding CCA tRNA nucleotidyltransferase produces MNFSDTLHKNPVFNIIAREAGNLGVQAYVIGGFVRDLILQRPSKDIDVVCIGSGIALAEAVGKALRTKVSVFPNFGTAMLRTSTDQDRDGGADWEVEFVGARKESYRSESRKPIVEDGTLEDDQNRRDFTINAMGISLNPGNFGELIDPFDGLKDLKRKVIRTPLDPDITFSDDPLRMMRAIRFAAQLNFDIEPDTFDAIVRMNERISIVSRERVTDELNKIVLAPTPSYGFKLLYHAGLLDRIFPELIALKGVETIEGKGHKDNFYHTLQVLDNIANRTDRSPILSDNELWLRWSALLHDIAKPATKRFDPKVGWTFHGHEDLGARWVPGIFRTMKLPLNEHMRYVQKLVRLHLRPIALTKEQITDSALRRLLVDAGDDLDGLMALCRADITSKNYEKVQKHLRNFDKVERKLHDLEERDKLRSFQPVITGELIMETFNLPPSKEVGEIKTIIREAILDGVVPNNLESAFPLLIDEGHKRGLSAVKNLSELKLSIVSTEDDKSV; encoded by the coding sequence ATGAATTTCAGCGACACCCTACATAAAAACCCAGTCTTTAACATCATCGCCCGTGAAGCTGGCAATCTCGGCGTTCAGGCCTATGTTATTGGCGGGTTCGTACGCGACCTGATTCTACAAAGACCATCAAAAGATATTGATGTTGTCTGTATCGGAAGCGGAATTGCACTGGCCGAAGCCGTTGGAAAAGCCCTTCGTACCAAAGTTTCGGTTTTCCCTAATTTTGGCACAGCGATGCTCCGAACATCCACTGATCAGGATCGCGATGGCGGAGCCGATTGGGAAGTCGAATTCGTAGGTGCTCGTAAAGAATCGTATCGTAGCGAATCGCGCAAGCCGATCGTGGAAGACGGCACGCTCGAAGATGATCAGAATCGCCGGGATTTTACGATCAATGCCATGGGTATCAGTCTGAATCCGGGCAACTTCGGTGAACTGATTGACCCATTCGATGGCTTGAAAGATCTCAAACGCAAGGTTATCCGAACACCACTTGACCCCGACATTACGTTCTCAGACGACCCGCTGCGGATGATGCGCGCCATTCGATTTGCGGCCCAGTTGAACTTCGATATTGAACCCGATACGTTTGATGCCATTGTGCGCATGAATGAGCGAATCAGCATTGTTTCGCGCGAGCGGGTGACGGATGAGTTGAATAAAATCGTTCTGGCTCCCACACCGTCGTACGGATTCAAGTTACTGTATCATGCTGGGTTACTGGATCGGATTTTCCCTGAACTGATCGCGTTGAAGGGCGTTGAAACCATCGAGGGTAAAGGCCATAAAGACAATTTTTACCATACGCTGCAAGTGCTCGATAACATCGCCAATCGAACCGATAGATCCCCGATACTAAGCGATAATGAGCTTTGGCTTCGCTGGTCTGCGCTGTTACACGACATTGCCAAACCCGCTACCAAACGTTTTGATCCCAAAGTCGGCTGGACATTTCATGGGCATGAAGATTTGGGAGCCCGGTGGGTTCCGGGTATTTTCCGAACCATGAAACTACCGCTCAATGAGCACATGCGTTATGTCCAGAAGCTCGTTCGGCTGCATCTACGCCCAATTGCGCTGACGAAAGAGCAGATTACAGACTCCGCCCTTCGCAGGCTTCTGGTAGATGCAGGCGACGATCTGGATGGACTGATGGCCCTTTGCCGCGCCGATATTACGTCAAAAAATTACGAGAAGGTCCAGAAACACTTACGCAATTTCGATAAGGTTGAGCGAAAGCTGCACGACCTTGAGGAACGCGATAAACTGCGTAGTTTTCAGCCGGTTATTACGGGCGAACTGATCATGGAGACGTTTAATCTTCCGCCGTCCAAAGAGGTTGGTGAGATTAAAACCATCATTCGGGAGGCTATTCTGGACGGTGTCGTACCGAATAATCTCGAATCGGCTTTCCCACTACTGATTGACGAGGGTCATAAACGCGGACTGTCTGCGGTGAAAAACCTTTCGGAGTTAAAGCTTAGTATCGTATCAACTGAAGATGATAAATCTGTATAA